A genomic stretch from Asterias rubens chromosome 19, eAstRub1.3, whole genome shotgun sequence includes:
- the LOC117302875 gene encoding uncharacterized protein LOC117302875: MGSELAAWTLTRLGPSGQAGRQQQTVAMCSTPASSSSSLTTKLMLVNQKNAATLELSDLSTDHHTNQANQLYQPPSLPANQLVSQWIVANIFQQPDSEPKITSIQHGRHLKIAGLHGGTSQQPGIAISLWETELTSR, from the exons ATGGGCAGTGAACTCGCAGCCTGGACGCTAACCCGTTTAGGTCCTTCAGGCCAGGCAGGCCGTCAACAGCAGACTGTAGCCATGTGCTCAACTCCAGCAAGCTCGTCCTCGTCACTCACCACAAAACTGATGCTAGTCAACCAGAAGAATGCAGCCACCCTGGAGTTGAGTGACCTGTCAACAGATCATCATACAAACCAGGCCAACCAACTATACCAGCCACCAAGCTTACCAGCTAATCAACTAGTCAGTCAGTGGATTGTGGCCAACATATTTCAGCAGCCAGACAGCGAGCCAAAAATTACATCAATTCAACATG GTAGACATCTCAAGATCGCAGGACTGCATGGAGGAACTTCACAGCAACCTGGGATCGCCATCAGCCTGTGGGAAACAGAGTTGACATCACGTTAA